AATATATCCATTTGTTTATGGTCGCTATTTTTTCGAAACATTACCAATACCTTTTTTCACTTATTTATGGATTCAATATGAAAAAATTCATATTTATTGAAAAGGTTTTTTTTTGATACTTTTTAGAGGGGACTCATTATTGAATAAACTAATTTTTTTGTAACTCTCTTAATTAAATAAAATTTACAAAAAACTTGACTCAGGAAAGCAGCAAATAAATTTAACACAAATTGTGGTAAAAGAAGAAATGAAGCTGCTCGCTTCTACCTTACGGTTTCTAAATTGGAATACTTGTTAAGGTTTGAATTAGTGTATTTTTGGAAAGCATAACTTTGCTTTTCAAATATAGATTAGCGAGCAGATTTGGCTCGCTTTTTTTATTAAAAAAATTAGGAGGTTTTTTGGGCTGGAGAAGTAGAAGTAAAGCAAAAATGAAACCCGTGGTTCCAAAGGAAAGGATCAATAATGAAATTACAGCAAAAACTGTACGGTTGATCGATGAAAATGGAGAACAGTTAGGTGTTGTATCTATTGGAGAAGCACAAGCTAAAGCAAACAGGACAGAACTTGATTTAGTGGAAATTTCACCAAATGCTAACCCACCGGTTTGTAAAATTATGGATTTTGGGACTTATCATTACAAGAAAGAACGAAAAATGCGCGAATCAAGAAAGAAACAGCATATTGTCCAAACTAAAGAAGTTAAATTTGGTCCGAACACGGAAGAGCACGATTATACTTTCAAGAAAAATAATGCGATCAAATTTTTATCTCAACACAATAAAGTTAAATTCACAGTAAGATTCCGCGGACGCCAACTTGCTCACAAAGATTTGGGATTCAAGCTGTTAGAAAAACTGGTTGATGAATTGAAAGATATTATCGAAGTAGAAAGTGAACCAAGAAGTGAAGGTAGAACAATTTACACTGTTGTTGCTCCCAAAAAGGATATCGATAAAATCCTGGAAAAACAGTCCAAAGAACAAAACGAATAATAATTTAGAAGATATCAGGAGGAAAAATGCCTAAATTAAAAACACGCAGAGCGGTAGCAAAGAGATTTAAAGTTACTGGAAGAGGTAAACTGAAAAGATCTCATGCTTATACCGGACACATTCTTACCAAGAAATCATCAAAAAGAAAACGTAATCTCAGAAAATCCGGTCTTGTTCACAGCTCCGATGAAGCTAGAATGAAAAGAATGATGGGAATCTAAAAATTTTAAGGAGAAATTATTATGCCACGCACAACAAATAATGTAGCAGCCAAAAAACGCAGAAAAAAATATTTAAAAGCAGCCAAAGGTTACGTTGGTGGTCGCAGCAAACTTTATCGTACTGCCCGTCAGGCTGTGGAAAAGGGTTGGCAATACGCCTACAGAGATAGAAAAGCCAAAAAAAGAGAATTCAGAAAACTTTGGATCATTCGTATCAACGCAGCTGCCAGAATGAACGATCTTACTTATAGCACCCTGATTCACGGACTGAAAAAAGCTGAAGTTGAAATCGATAGAAAAGTATTAGCTCATTTAGCATTCCACGACATGGAAGCCTTTACCAAGCTTTGTGATTTAGCCAAAAATCAAAAGTAAGGAAAGGGTCGTGAAAGAAGAATTAAATAAAGTTACAAAATCGGCAGAACAGGATATTTCTCAGGCATCATCTCTGCACGAGCTGATGATCCTGAAATCCCGTTATGTTGGCAAAAAAAGTGTTTTAAACGGTTTCATGAAGAAAATCGGCAGCCTTCCCAAGGAAGAGCGGCCGGCTTTCGGAGCAACAGTAAATAAAGCAAAGCAGAGTATCGCTGAAATCCTGGCAACAAAAGAACAGGAGATAAAACAGCAGGAATATAATAAAACTCTGCAAAGCCAGAAGATCGATATCACAATGCCGGGAAGAAGGATTCAGCGAGGATCACTTCATCCCATTACAAAAGTCTGGCGAGAGATTGAAGATATTTTTATCTCTTTGGGATTTGATGTAGCTGAAGGACCGGATGTGGAAGATGAATTCCATAATTTCGATGCTTTGAATACTCCGCAGGATCATCCTGCCAGAGATCTTTCCGATACGTTCTATCTTGATGATGACGTTCTTTTGCGAACACAAACTTCCACGGTACAGATTCGCGTGATGGAAAAGCACAAACCACCGATCAAAATTATCTCTCCCGGGAGTTGTTACCGAAATGAAAACGATGCCTCGCATTCTCCCATGTTCCATCAGGTGGAAGCGCTGGTAGTGGATGAAGGAATCAATTTTGTTGATTTGCGCGATATGCTGAATGTGTTCGTGAAAAAGATGTTCGGTGATGATATCGAATCTCGTTTCCGTCCGCATTTCTTTCCGTTCACAGAACCAAGTGCCGAAATCGATATTATTTGTGTAAAATGTCATGGCAAAGGCTGCAACGTCTGCAAAGGCAGCGGTTGGCTGGAAATGGGTGGAGCAGGAATGGTCGATCCCAACGTTTTTGATATGCTGGGAATCGATTCCGAAAAATATACCGGTTATGCTTTCGGCTTGGGAATGGATAGAATTGCCATGCTCAAATACAAAATTCCTGATATGCGAATGCTGTTTGAAAATGATATTAGATTTTTGAAGCAGTTTTAATATTTTAAATTTGGATGCAAAATGAAAATAAGTTATAATTGGCTCAAAGACTATTTGGATTTCGATCTTTCACCCAGAGAGCTGGAAGAAAAGATGACTTTTGCCGGCATCGAAGTGGAAGCAGTCGAAGAACTCGGAAAAGAATTAAATCAGATAAAAATTGCCGAAATCGTTGAAAAACAAACTCATCCCAATTCCGATCATCTCTCTATTTGTAAAGTGAATGACGGCAACGAAACTTTGCAGGTGATCTGTGGAGCACCAAATTGTGCTGCCGGGCAGAAAGTTGCTCTGGCACCTGTAGGAGCACAGATCGGTGATTTTGAAATAAAAAAAGCCAAGCTGCGCGGAGAAGTTTCTTTTGGCATGCTGTGCAGCGAAAAAGAACTGGGAATTTCCGATAATCATGATGGAATTATGGAATTGCCGGAAGATGCTCCAATTGGGAACACGCTTGCTTCCTACCTGAAAATGGATGATGTTTGTTATGACGTGGAAATTACACCAAACCGACCCGATCTTCTGGGAATGTTTGGAGTTGCACGCGATCTTTCTGCTCTACTGAATTTACCGTTGAAACATCCAGAAATCCAGATTAAAGAAACAGAAGAAAAAATCGAAGATAACCTTTCTCTGCAAAATGATGCTCCCAGGCTTTGTACTCGCTATACAGCCAGGATGATAAAAGGTGTAACGATCAAAGAATCTCCGGAATGGCTGAAGCAGAGACTGATCTCCGTTGGTTTACGACCGATAAATAATGTTGTAGATGTAACAAATTTTGTAATGATGGAATTTGGTCATCCACTGCATGCGTTCGATTATAGCTTATTGGATAATAAAAAAATCATCGTTCGAACTGCTATGAGTGGTGAAAAATTTCCGGCTCTGGATGAAGAAACTTACAAACTGGACAGCAGCGATCTGGTGATTGCGGATAATAAAAAACCGGTTGCTCTGGCTGGAATTATCGGTGGAGAAAACTCGCACATCACCGAAACTACAAAAGACATCGTCATCGAAGCTGCAAATTTTCTCTATTCCAACATCCGCAAAACTGCAGGAAGATTGAAGATTTCTACCGATTCCTGCTATCGCTTTGAACGTGATATTGCAGATGAAACAGCGGAAACGGTAAGCCGGAGAGCAGCTCAACTTATTCTGGAAACTGCCGGCGGAAAACTTTTAAAAGGCAAACTGGATTCCTATCCCAATCCTTTGAAAAAGAAGATCGTTTCTATTCGACCCGGCAGAATTGAATTACTGCTTACAGTAAAGCTTTCCAATCAGCAGATCAAAGATTATCTCACACCACTCGGATTGGAATTTATTAAAGATGAAAATGATGCGCTTTATTTTTCCATTCCACCTTATCGCAAAGACTTACGGCGGGAAGTCGACTTGATAGAAGAAGTAATGCGTCTGCACGGATACAACAACGTAGAAACAAAAATTCACATTCAAAATGTGATGAATAGAAATGAATTTTATGCCAAACGAAAGATCATCGATATTCTGGTTCAAAATGGT
This genomic interval from Candidatus Cloacimonadota bacterium contains the following:
- the infC gene encoding translation initiation factor IF-3, translating into MKPVVPKERINNEITAKTVRLIDENGEQLGVVSIGEAQAKANRTELDLVEISPNANPPVCKIMDFGTYHYKKERKMRESRKKQHIVQTKEVKFGPNTEEHDYTFKKNNAIKFLSQHNKVKFTVRFRGRQLAHKDLGFKLLEKLVDELKDIIEVESEPRSEGRTIYTVVAPKKDIDKILEKQSKEQNE
- the rpmI gene encoding 50S ribosomal protein L35, whose amino-acid sequence is MPKLKTRRAVAKRFKVTGRGKLKRSHAYTGHILTKKSSKRKRNLRKSGLVHSSDEARMKRMMGI
- the rplT gene encoding 50S ribosomal protein L20; this translates as MPRTTNNVAAKKRRKKYLKAAKGYVGGRSKLYRTARQAVEKGWQYAYRDRKAKKREFRKLWIIRINAAARMNDLTYSTLIHGLKKAEVEIDRKVLAHLAFHDMEAFTKLCDLAKNQK
- the pheS gene encoding phenylalanine--tRNA ligase subunit alpha, with amino-acid sequence MKEELNKVTKSAEQDISQASSLHELMILKSRYVGKKSVLNGFMKKIGSLPKEERPAFGATVNKAKQSIAEILATKEQEIKQQEYNKTLQSQKIDITMPGRRIQRGSLHPITKVWREIEDIFISLGFDVAEGPDVEDEFHNFDALNTPQDHPARDLSDTFYLDDDVLLRTQTSTVQIRVMEKHKPPIKIISPGSCYRNENDASHSPMFHQVEALVVDEGINFVDLRDMLNVFVKKMFGDDIESRFRPHFFPFTEPSAEIDIICVKCHGKGCNVCKGSGWLEMGGAGMVDPNVFDMLGIDSEKYTGYAFGLGMDRIAMLKYKIPDMRMLFENDIRFLKQF
- the pheT gene encoding phenylalanine--tRNA ligase subunit beta, which encodes MKISYNWLKDYLDFDLSPRELEEKMTFAGIEVEAVEELGKELNQIKIAEIVEKQTHPNSDHLSICKVNDGNETLQVICGAPNCAAGQKVALAPVGAQIGDFEIKKAKLRGEVSFGMLCSEKELGISDNHDGIMELPEDAPIGNTLASYLKMDDVCYDVEITPNRPDLLGMFGVARDLSALLNLPLKHPEIQIKETEEKIEDNLSLQNDAPRLCTRYTARMIKGVTIKESPEWLKQRLISVGLRPINNVVDVTNFVMMEFGHPLHAFDYSLLDNKKIIVRTAMSGEKFPALDEETYKLDSSDLVIADNKKPVALAGIIGGENSHITETTKDIVIEAANFLYSNIRKTAGRLKISTDSCYRFERDIADETAETVSRRAAQLILETAGGKLLKGKLDSYPNPLKKKIVSIRPGRIELLLTVKLSNQQIKDYLTPLGLEFIKDENDALYFSIPPYRKDLRREVDLIEEVMRLHGYNNVETKIHIQNVMNRNEFYAKRKIIDILVQNGYSEVKNWNFSDPEDLEKLKIADDDQRRNNAILKNPLGSRFSIMQSMLLPNLLTNSLYNINHGQKNLKLFEMAKVFFRKDEKLATEKWNICAVTSGNFNLNYWKEKDLQVDFFDLKGSVEEILEYLGLNKIKFQKSEENYYQPVMSADVYLRNKKVGSFGKLDPKILTEFDIEIPMYSMYLDVSEILNSCNFADPVYSDIPKFPPVLRDLSFVISREYNYEDIAKTIKAVNPGIISKVELFDEFTGKNIKEGFRSLTFSVVFSSGTKTLTDETVNKILQKIIKKLETDFSIEMR